The Brachyhypopomus gauderio isolate BG-103 unplaced genomic scaffold, BGAUD_0.2 sc138, whole genome shotgun sequence genome contains a region encoding:
- the snai1a gene encoding snail family zinc finger 1a produces MPRSFLVKKYFTSKRPNYSELECQNDILPERYPLAELPGANSEFPVACFTAGLVWDVSLMPPVHGGPASLSGLSSVQGPLDLSSPSSLSCSSGEEDEGRTSDPPSPEPTDTYHPQQPRPRHGSTGKPRATEEPCEMPAPTTRPPFFCKHCPKEYNSLGALKMHIRSHTLPCVCPTCGKAFSRPWLLRGHIRTHTGERPFSCPHCNRAFADRSNLRAHLQTHAEVKKYQCSTCSRTFSRMSLLQKHAAAGCPHSA; encoded by the exons ATGCCTCGGTCTTTCTTAGTTAAGAAGTACTTCACCAGCAAAAGGCCAAACTATAGCGAATTGGAATGTCAGAATG ATATTTTGCCTGAGCGGTATCCACTCGCAGAGCTTCCCGGAGCCAATAGTGAATTCCCCGTGGCTTGTTTTACGGCCGGGCTGGTGTGGGACGTTAGTCTTATGCCGCCTGTGCACGGCGGGCCTGCGTCCCTGTCTGGCCTGTCCTCAGTCCAAGGGCCTCTGGACCTCAGCTCTCCCTCCAGCCTGAGCTGCAGCAGTGGGGAGGAGGATGAGGGCCGAACCTCAGACCCTCCGAGCCCTGAACCCACAGACACCTACCACCCCCAGCAGCCCAGACCCCGCCATGGTAGCACGGGCAAACCGCGAGCCACGGAGGAGCCCTGTGAGATGCCGGCGCCTACCACACGCCCACCCTTCTTCTGCAAGCACTGCCCCAAAGAGTACAACAGCCTCGGGGCTCTGAAGATGCACATCCGCTCACACACCCTGCCCTGTGTGTGCCCCACCTGCGGGAAGGCCTTCTCCAGACCCTGGCTTCTCAGAGGACAcatccgcacacacacag GCGAGCGTCCGTTCTCCTGTCCCCACTGCAACCGGGCGTTTGCCGACCGCTCCAACCTGCGGGCGCACCTGCAGACGCACGCCGAGGTGAAGAAGTACCAGTGCAGCACCTGCTCCCGCACATTCAGCCGCATGTCGCTGCTGCAGAAACACGCGGCGGCCGGCTGCCCCCACTCGGCGTGA